DNA from bacterium:
ATTTGCCGCTTTTCCTCGACCGCCAGTTCGAGCGAGCGGATTTTTTCCCTTTGCCGTGCAGCCTCATCAGTCAGAAAGCTCAGGAACTTCTGATAGAGGTCAATCTCTGCGGAATATATGCTCTGATGCTGCCTGCCTCGGAATTTTTCCTGCCAGGCAGCGATCTGGCCCTGAATCCGGGAGCCAAGCTCTACCTCCCGGACCAGATTGCTCTGGAGCTCGGAAAATTCCCGCTGTGCTTCTTCCTCAAGGCTTTGCCGGTATTCGAGAACGGACTGTAAATGGAATCTTTTCATATTTTCATAATTCAGGAGTCAGAAAAAAAGAAAAAGAAACCACAGAGACACAGAGACACAGAGAAAAGCAACAGCAGGGTCAGAAGGCATCTGCCATGAGGGTTCTCTGTGCCTGCTTTTCACTGGCCACTGACCACTGATCACTGACCACTGGCCACTGATCACTCCCCTCCTGACTCCTGACTTCTGACTCCTGACTTCTGACTCCTGCTTTCATTATCGGCTTAACGGGAGGCATCCTTCACGGGAGCCAGAAGGTCATGGAGGGCTTTGAAGCTGCTGGCCAGGTCAGCTTTCTCTCCGATTTTCTGCCGGAGGAATTCATTGATGGAGTCGATCATGCTCAAGGCCCGGTCAGACTTCGGATTACTCCCCTTCTTGTAAGCACCGATCTGCACCAGATCTTCGACTCTGCGGTAGGTGGCCAAAAGTTCGACCAGGCTGCGGGCATCTTCTCTCTGCCCGCTGCTCGTGATATCTCCCATGACCCGGCTTATGCTGGGCAGAATGTCGATGGCCGGATAATGGTTCCGGGCGGCCAGATCGCGGGACAGGACAATATGCCCATCCAGAATTGACCTGGCTGAATCGGCCACGGGCTCGTTCATGTCATCTCCATCCACCAGCACGGTATAGATGCCGGTAATGCTTCCGCCTTCCCTCGAAGCCCCGGCCCGTTCCAAAAGCGCGGGCAGGAGGGCAAAGACCGAGGGTGTGTAGCCGCGGGTAGCCGGAGGCTCACCTGTTGCCAGGCCGATTTCCCGCTGGGCCATGGCAAAGCGGGTCAGGGAATCCATCATCAGGAGAACGTGCTTTCCCTGGTCCCGAAAGTATTCGGCCAGGGCAGTGGCCACAAAGGCCCCCCGCCTGCGCAGCAGAGGGGGTTCATCCGATGTGACCGTTACCAGAACGGACCTTTTGAGCCCATCTTCTCCCAGATCCTTGTCAATGAACTCCCTGACCTCCCTGCCCCGCTCGCCAATCAGGGCAATGACATTGACATCTGCCTCGGTGTTTCTGGCCATTTGCCCCATCAGTACGCTTTTGCCTACGCCGCTGCCGGCAAAGATGCCGATCTTCTGTCCCCTGCCGATCGTGAGGAGGCTGTTGATGGCCCGGATGCCGACATCAAGCGGCTGAGCGATCCTCTCCCGCTCAAGGGGCCGCAGCGGGTTGGCATAAAAGGGATACTCTTCGGGCAGGTTGATATCTCCAAGGTTATCAATGGGCTTTCCTAGGGCATCGATGACTCTGCCGAGAAGCTGTGGCCCCACCCTGACCGTGTCCTTCAGCTTGGCCAATCGAATAGTGTTCCCCTGCCTGATTCCCTGGATCCCTCCCAGGGGCATCATCAAGACACCATCTTCCTTGAAACCGACTACCTCTGCCATGACTGCCGGATGGCCCTGGCATTCGATCTCACAGATACCTCCCAGGGGGACAGCGGGACCGGAACCCTCGATGATCAGACCGATGACCCGTTTGACTCTGCCGCACAGGGCAATGGGGTTTAAGCCCTGCAGGGCGAGGCGATATCTTTCGAGATTAAGCTCCTGATTCACTGGCTATCTCCGTTGTTCGCGGTCAGGGAAAAAGTTTTATCCAGTGCCCGGAGCTGGGTCTCCATGCTGGCATCTACATATCCCAGATCGGTCTGGATCAGGCATCCGCCGGGCAGTATGCCCGGATCGCCTTCCAGACTGACGCCGTCCAGATTGAGAAACGATTGGGATATTTCCTCCTGTGCCTGATGGATACGGTCGAGGTCGCGAGGATTCAATTTTATGCCTGTCACCTTATGATTGCCGACAAATTTGAGTCCTTCACGAAGGTTGGCAAGAATGATTTCCCGGTTCTGACTGATTTCTGTATGGATGATTTTTCGCGCCATTTCAATGCATAATTGTATAATTTCCTGCTCCTGTTTGGTCAGGATTATCTGCTGTACCTGCTCAATCCGGTTGATCAGTCGTTTGAGGGTATCTTCCAGAGGAAGCAGCCGGTCTCTGATCTCTTTCCTGCACTCCTTCCTGCCTTCCTCTCTTCCCTGCGAAAGACCCTGCGCCAGCCCTTGAGCCAGACCCTGGGACAATCCCTGCTGAAAGGCCTCCTCCCTGATCTTCCCGGCCTCCTGCCTGGCTGCACCGAGAATCTCCTCTCTTTGCCGAAGAAGCATCTCCCGCTCCCTATCCTCCTGAGTTTCCTCTCGTTCAGTGTCAGAAGCGGCTGATGCCCCGCCGGTGTCGGTATCCGAACTGCGCAGAAAAGAAATCAACTGAAAGCTTGCCCCCTTCCTTTCCTGAGACTGCTGGAAGAGGGGAATCTTTTTCTCCCTGAAAGCCTTGAATGATTCGCCCGGAACGGTCACCTGTTCAAATACCGGCTTATTCATTATTTATTTTCCTGCTCTTCCTTAAACCATGACATCGCCGCCCTTGCCGCCTTTGAGGACAATCTTGCCTTCCTCTTCCAACTTTCTGGCGATTTTGACAATATTCTGCTGAGCTTTTTCCACATCGTGAAGCTTTACCGCACCCATGGATTCAAGGTCTTCGATTGTCATCTGAGCCGCCCGCTCGGACATGTTCCGCAGGATCAGGTCCTTCAATTCGACGCTGGCCGTTTTCAGGGCCAGGACCAGCTCATCCTTGGGAATCTCCTTGAGAAGTGCCTGCATCTCCTGATTGCCGATGTTGCCCAGGTCTTCGAAGGTAAACATGAGCATGCGGATATTTTCAGACAGGGATGCGTCGATTTTTTCAATACTTGACATGATACTGTCTTCCGATGCCCGGTCAATATGGTTCATGATCTCGGCGATCTTGCTGACCCCTCCCACTGCCTGGCTTTCCGAGTCCTGCATATTCGTGAGTTTATTCCGGAAGTATTCACTGATTTCCTGGATTACTCCGGGTCTGATTCGCTCCAGGTTGCAGATGCGCAGGGCCACATCGGTCCGGGTCTCTTCGGGCAGGTAGGCAAGTATCTCGGCAGCCTTGTCCGGGCTCAGGTGAGTCAGGATCAGGGCTATGATCTGGGGGTGTTCTCCCCGGATCAGATTGGCCAGCGTTTCCGAATCCAGGTCCTTGAGCACCTTGAGGTTGGTTGCCTTGCCCAGCATCGGAGCCTGGAGTTTGCGCAGGATCTCCGCTGCCTTTTTCTCTCCCAGAGCTTTGATCAGTACATTATTGATGTACTCGGCCACTTCCTGCGGCAGGACATGCCGATAGGAAATCCGCTCCATGGTTTCCTGGAGCACACCCTTTATATCATCCAGGGAGGGGGTCTCCATATTGGTAATATACTGGGTGATCATCTGAATTTCCGCCTCTTCCAGACCGCGAAAGACCTCGGCCGTGATTTCCTCTCCCAGCGAGAGAAAAAGAATGGCTGCCTTTTCCGAATTGGTCAATTGCCTGCTCATGGCGACTGCTTTCTCTCCTCAATTATCCATTCGTGAGTAAGCTGGGCAATTCGCTTGGGCTCCTGCCTGGCAATCTCGCGGATGATGTTAACCATGGCTTCAAGCGCCTTGCTTTCCTCACTGTCTGCGATTTTAAAGGCCTGCTCCACCTGACTGAGCCGGGTCGGCAGGGCCTGCTGAAGCTCATTGATCATGGCCTCTTGGTGATCATCATCAGTCAGTTCTCTGACCTCTGCTGCATCCCCTCCTGCCTGCACGGGTCGTTCCAGTATCTCAGCAGGAGAAGGTGGCGGCGGGGTAAAACGGTAGAGCCATTTTAACAATGGCCGGAAAATGAGGAGCAGGAAAAACAAGGCGAGCAGAACCTTGGATCCATATTTAGCCAGGCTCAGCCAGAGCTGCCAGTTTTTCAGGATATCCATCGATGCCTGGCCCTGACCGCTGGCGGCATCGATCTGGAAGGGAATATTGACCACTTCGATCTGATCTCCACGGCTACTGTCATAGCCTACAGCTTTTTCCGCAATCGTCCGGATGCTTTGCATCTCCTGCGGGGTGCGGGGAATGTATTTTACTCCCTTGTCCTGTTTTTCGTATCTTCCATCCACCAGCACCGCTACCGACAGCCGGGTGATTTGTCCGGGCAATTCAACGATGCGGTTCGTGGCCTTGGTCAATTCATATTTAATGATCTCATCCGATTTTTGATAGTTGGAATTGGGACCGGCTGCCGGAGTGACCGGCGTCTGGCCCTGGGATGCCTCCTGTGTGCGCTGCTCGGTCTTGACTACTGTTCGGTCAGGATCGTATTTCTCTTCGGTCGTCTCAACCTGCTTAAGACTCAGGCTGACGGAAACCTTGGCAATCACTTCGTTCGCGCCCAGAGCCCGCTCCAGCATGGTAGTGATTTTTTTCTCCAGGATATCTTCCACCTGGGTCTGATATTCCATCTTACTGGCTTGCAGGAGCTGACTGGAGTAGTCATTGGGATTCTCGCTCAGGATTCTTCCCTGATCGTCAATAACCTTGACATTATCCGGGGAGAGTCCCTCCACACTGCAGGAGACCAGATGGACAATACCGTTGATCTGGGGCTTGCGTAATTGGCTTCCCTCCTTTAATTTGAGGACCACCGAGGCGGTCGGAAGCTGCTCTTTCTCGATAAACAGGCTCTTTTGGGGGATGGCCAGATGGACCCTGGCCCATTCGACCTCTGCCAGGCTGCTGATGGTGCGGCTTAATT
Protein-coding regions in this window:
- the fliJ gene encoding flagellar export protein FliJ: MKRFHLQSVLEYRQSLEEEAQREFSELQSNLVREVELGSRIQGQIAAWQEKFRGRQHQSIYSAEIDLYQKFLSFLTDEAARQREKIRSLELAVEEKRQILLEARKEKKIMDRLKEKTLSLWEKEMLKEEQKTLDERAIRRGRRILNDER
- a CDS encoding FliI/YscN family ATPase, with amino-acid sequence MNQELNLERYRLALQGLNPIALCGRVKRVIGLIIEGSGPAVPLGGICEIECQGHPAVMAEVVGFKEDGVLMMPLGGIQGIRQGNTIRLAKLKDTVRVGPQLLGRVIDALGKPIDNLGDINLPEEYPFYANPLRPLERERIAQPLDVGIRAINSLLTIGRGQKIGIFAGSGVGKSVLMGQMARNTEADVNVIALIGERGREVREFIDKDLGEDGLKRSVLVTVTSDEPPLLRRRGAFVATALAEYFRDQGKHVLLMMDSLTRFAMAQREIGLATGEPPATRGYTPSVFALLPALLERAGASREGGSITGIYTVLVDGDDMNEPVADSARSILDGHIVLSRDLAARNHYPAIDILPSISRVMGDITSSGQREDARSLVELLATYRRVEDLVQIGAYKKGSNPKSDRALSMIDSINEFLRQKIGEKADLASSFKALHDLLAPVKDASR
- a CDS encoding FliH/SctL family protein, whose amino-acid sequence is MNKPVFEQVTVPGESFKAFREKKIPLFQQSQERKGASFQLISFLRSSDTDTGGASAASDTEREETQEDREREMLLRQREEILGAARQEAGKIREEAFQQGLSQGLAQGLAQGLSQGREEGRKECRKEIRDRLLPLEDTLKRLINRIEQVQQIILTKQEQEIIQLCIEMARKIIHTEISQNREIILANLREGLKFVGNHKVTGIKLNPRDLDRIHQAQEEISQSFLNLDGVSLEGDPGILPGGCLIQTDLGYVDASMETQLRALDKTFSLTANNGDSQ
- the fliG gene encoding flagellar motor switch protein FliG, giving the protein MSRQLTNSEKAAILFLSLGEEITAEVFRGLEEAEIQMITQYITNMETPSLDDIKGVLQETMERISYRHVLPQEVAEYINNVLIKALGEKKAAEILRKLQAPMLGKATNLKVLKDLDSETLANLIRGEHPQIIALILTHLSPDKAAEILAYLPEETRTDVALRICNLERIRPGVIQEISEYFRNKLTNMQDSESQAVGGVSKIAEIMNHIDRASEDSIMSSIEKIDASLSENIRMLMFTFEDLGNIGNQEMQALLKEIPKDELVLALKTASVELKDLILRNMSERAAQMTIEDLESMGAVKLHDVEKAQQNIVKIARKLEEEGKIVLKGGKGGDVMV
- the fliF gene encoding flagellar basal-body MS-ring/collar protein FliF, whose product is MPALLESIKKFIETFQSLPLNRKIALVLVLAILAGGVVALLSWANRTNYQILYSRLDPEDAGAVVTMLKEIKVPYRIKNGGSTIMVPEERVYELRLQLASDKVLQKGSIGFELFDQTNLGTTEFVQTVNYHRALQGELSRTISSLAEVEWARVHLAIPQKSLFIEKEQLPTASVVLKLKEGSQLRKPQINGIVHLVSCSVEGLSPDNVKVIDDQGRILSENPNDYSSQLLQASKMEYQTQVEDILEKKITTMLERALGANEVIAKVSVSLSLKQVETTEEKYDPDRTVVKTEQRTQEASQGQTPVTPAAGPNSNYQKSDEIIKYELTKATNRIVELPGQITRLSVAVLVDGRYEKQDKGVKYIPRTPQEMQSIRTIAEKAVGYDSSRGDQIEVVNIPFQIDAASGQGQASMDILKNWQLWLSLAKYGSKVLLALFFLLLIFRPLLKWLYRFTPPPPSPAEILERPVQAGGDAAEVRELTDDDHQEAMINELQQALPTRLSQVEQAFKIADSEESKALEAMVNIIREIARQEPKRIAQLTHEWIIEERKQSP